In Gemmatimonadota bacterium, one genomic interval encodes:
- a CDS encoding NAD(P)-dependent oxidoreductase, translating to MNETPRILVTGSAGAVGTIIVNGLKDKYPLRGFDRVPTPGMDDEVVGDITDMDAVLQATEGMDAIIHLAGNPSGGATWEEILDANFIGTYTLFEAANRNGVRRVAFASRAGLLAPYPQDVYRRIDMPPRPESYYSISKVFGESLGYMYAVRFDMEVVCVRIGNFQKQRDLPGHPHHLSHGDAVRVFERAVIHPGIRFEIVFGVSDSTWDMYDLDHGRQAIDYYPQDKSVIDPEA from the coding sequence ATGAACGAAACACCCCGCATACTCGTCACCGGATCGGCGGGAGCCGTCGGGACGATCATCGTGAACGGACTTAAAGACAAATACCCTCTCCGCGGTTTCGACCGGGTGCCTACACCGGGAATGGATGACGAGGTCGTCGGCGATATTACCGACATGGACGCGGTGCTCCAGGCCACCGAAGGCATGGACGCCATAATCCATCTGGCCGGAAATCCGTCCGGCGGCGCGACGTGGGAGGAAATCCTGGACGCCAACTTCATCGGGACCTATACGCTGTTCGAAGCGGCCAATCGCAATGGCGTGCGCCGGGTAGCCTTCGCCAGCAGGGCCGGCTTGCTGGCGCCCTATCCGCAGGACGTGTACCGCAGGATCGACATGCCGCCGCGTCCGGAGAGCTACTATTCCATCAGCAAGGTCTTCGGGGAAAGCCTGGGATACATGTACGCGGTGCGGTTCGACATGGAGGTCGTGTGCGTGCGCATCGGAAACTTCCAGAAACAGCGGGACCTGCCCGGCCATCCCCACCACCTCAGTCACGGTGACGCGGTGCGGGTGTTCGAACGGGCGGTCATCCACCCCGGCATCCGGTTCGAGATCGTTTTCGGTGTGTCCGACAGCACGTGGGACATGTACGACCTGGATCACGGCCGCCAGGCGATCGACTACTATCCCCAGGACAAATCCGTCATCGATCCGGAAGCCTGA
- a CDS encoding NHLP leader peptide family natural product precursor, whose product MSIFERSKIMRSGDEMLKQIVEKSSLDADFRQKLISDPKSTICEELDITMPESMSIQVHESDMQTVHIALPPDANISEEQLEAVSAGLCCCW is encoded by the coding sequence ATGTCAATTTTCGAAAGGAGTAAAATCATGAGAAGTGGCGATGAAATGTTAAAGCAGATCGTTGAGAAGTCCTCTCTGGACGCAGATTTCAGGCAGAAGCTGATTTCGGATCCGAAGTCGACCATCTGTGAGGAACTGGACATCACGATGCCGGAATCCATGTCGATCCAGGTCCACGAAAGCGATATGCAGACGGTGCATATCGCACTGCCCCCGGATGCGAATATCTCCGAGGAGCAACTCGAAGCCGTTTCGGCCGGCCTCTGTTGCTGCTGGTAA
- a CDS encoding phytanoyl-CoA dioxygenase family protein — MEDAMTGAPYGEKMDCDPTLTDREVIDFCRNGYLMLPGVVPDDVNRQVIDFLDRVDSTYEPTPIMKESFFVDGVLMNPQAAGAVRSLLGSGFTLPLIISNHRGPLPFDQPQSWHRDGGTIYTDRLEYLQVFYYPEECTEDMGPTVVLPGSHFMRNKAPMMAHLGSIRGTVSSAGPAGTIFLTVYGIWHRRSRATSGPKGKSKYRNLLKYNYWRTAPPRRDWITEEDIDFNTIKFDPPAGVFEQFQGAIAAARMFTWLCGAEDEYRKRGGQCWPIATTVRDGVNQEGAPRSLANR; from the coding sequence ATGGAGGACGCGATGACCGGAGCGCCTTACGGTGAAAAGATGGACTGCGATCCGACGCTGACGGACCGCGAGGTGATCGATTTCTGCCGGAACGGTTACCTGATGCTCCCCGGTGTGGTGCCGGACGACGTCAACAGGCAGGTCATCGACTTCCTGGACCGGGTCGACAGTACCTACGAGCCCACGCCCATCATGAAGGAGTCCTTCTTCGTGGACGGCGTGCTCATGAACCCACAGGCGGCGGGCGCCGTCCGGTCGCTTCTGGGAAGCGGCTTCACCCTGCCGCTTATCATCAGCAACCACCGGGGTCCCCTGCCCTTCGACCAGCCCCAGAGCTGGCACCGGGACGGCGGCACAATCTATACGGACCGGCTGGAATACCTTCAGGTCTTCTACTATCCGGAGGAATGCACCGAGGACATGGGACCTACCGTGGTGCTGCCCGGGTCGCACTTCATGCGGAACAAGGCGCCCATGATGGCCCATCTTGGCTCCATCCGGGGGACCGTATCGTCGGCCGGTCCGGCCGGCACGATCTTTCTCACCGTCTACGGGATCTGGCACCGCAGGTCGCGGGCCACTTCCGGTCCAAAGGGAAAGAGCAAATACCGCAATCTGCTCAAGTACAACTACTGGCGGACCGCACCGCCGCGGAGAGACTGGATCACGGAGGAGGACATCGACTTCAACACGATCAAATTCGATCCGCCGGCGGGCGTGTTCGAGCAGTTCCAGGGCGCCATCGCGGCCGCACGGATGTTCACGTGGCTCTGCGGGGCGGAAGACGAGTACCGCAAAAGAGGCGGACAGTGTTGGCCCATCGCCACCACCGTTCGGGACGGCGTGAACCAGGAGGGAGCGCCCAGATCGCTTGCGAACCGTTGA
- a CDS encoding SDR family oxidoreductase gives MNDRSLLMGVLDSFSLAGRIAVVTGGAGPQFGSSISEALAEAGATVVVASRDLENNRQFVAGLNERGFDTHPEALDITSTESIDDLKRRVMDRYGRVDVLVNSAVVGRGGGFDEQTPDYWAASAQGNMVGLFALCKAFVPVMAGQGSGSIINISSIYGVVANDPGLYEETGMKQPPDYTFVKGGMINFTRYIANYYGKQGVRANCICPGGYFNEQPGPFVQRYEHRVPLGRMLDNEDLKGAVVFLASDASGYVTGVALMVDGGWTSL, from the coding sequence ATGAACGACAGGAGTTTACTCATGGGCGTACTCGACAGCTTTTCCCTGGCCGGACGCATCGCCGTAGTCACGGGCGGCGCCGGACCGCAGTTCGGAAGCAGCATCTCCGAGGCCCTGGCCGAGGCAGGCGCCACGGTGGTCGTCGCTTCGCGAGACCTGGAAAACAACCGGCAGTTCGTCGCCGGACTGAACGAACGGGGATTCGACACCCACCCCGAGGCACTGGACATCACAAGTACCGAATCGATCGACGACCTGAAACGACGAGTAATGGACCGTTACGGCCGCGTGGACGTCCTGGTCAATAGCGCCGTGGTCGGCCGCGGCGGCGGTTTCGACGAGCAGACGCCGGACTACTGGGCCGCCAGCGCCCAGGGGAACATGGTGGGGCTCTTCGCCCTTTGCAAGGCCTTCGTCCCCGTCATGGCCGGCCAGGGCAGCGGGAGCATTATCAATATCTCGAGTATCTACGGCGTCGTGGCCAACGACCCCGGCCTCTACGAAGAAACCGGCATGAAGCAACCGCCGGACTACACCTTCGTCAAGGGGGGCATGATCAATTTCACCCGATACATCGCGAACTACTACGGGAAGCAGGGCGTACGGGCGAACTGCATCTGCCCCGGCGGGTATTTCAATGAACAGCCCGGACCGTTCGTGCAACGGTATGAACATCGCGTGCCACTTGGACGCATGCTGGACAACGAGGACCTCAAGGGCGCCGTGGTCTTCCTGGCCTCCGACGCGTCCGGGTACGTCACCGGGGTCGCGCTCATGGTCGACGGCGGCTGGACGTCGCTTTAG
- a CDS encoding sodium:solute symporter family protein — protein MADQPYGPGAFAFLAAYLVFMIVLGYVARSRRRDDSMSSFYLAGKNLGALVLFFTLYATQYSGNTLIGYPGEAYRLGYAWTMSVGFMMAIVVAYLLFAPPLYRASLRGNFVTPGDWITHRFGADGRSGLTLFAGVLFVVAIANYLLAQLLAVGHIVSGLSGGAIPFWAGVVILAVIILFYETLGGMQAVAWTDCIQGLLLFVGLLGMLAAVVAGSDRLGEATAWVIAHQPAKAALPGGETIRTWISTILLVGFAAAVYPQAIQRIFAARSTRSLKRSFTFMAFMPLVTISAVVLVGILAIPQLSGLEGVETDQVMPRLLRVWAAESLWLYVMTVLVLTGIVAAIMSTADSVLLSLSSLLVKDVLGRFRMGSLPEARLTAWGKRLSWIIMAILVLIALTPDLTLWGLIELKMEVLIQTAPLFVLGVLWPRFSASGAAAGMAAGTALAAGLTLAGMGKVWGWHAGVLGLALNVIVGVAVSWAGCRHSFGSPKLLDFCN, from the coding sequence ATGGCGGATCAGCCTTACGGTCCCGGCGCCTTCGCCTTCCTGGCCGCCTACCTTGTCTTCATGATCGTCCTGGGATACGTGGCCCGGTCCCGCCGCCGGGACGATTCCATGTCCTCCTTCTACCTGGCGGGCAAGAACCTGGGCGCCCTGGTCCTCTTCTTCACACTCTACGCGACCCAGTACAGCGGCAACACGCTCATCGGTTATCCCGGCGAGGCCTACCGGCTGGGATACGCCTGGACCATGAGCGTCGGGTTCATGATGGCCATCGTGGTGGCCTACCTGCTCTTCGCACCGCCGCTCTACCGCGCGTCGCTGCGGGGCAACTTCGTGACGCCGGGCGACTGGATCACCCATCGGTTCGGTGCGGACGGAAGATCCGGACTGACCCTCTTCGCCGGCGTGCTGTTTGTGGTCGCCATCGCCAACTACCTGCTCGCGCAGCTCCTGGCGGTTGGGCATATCGTATCCGGTCTATCCGGGGGCGCCATTCCGTTCTGGGCGGGCGTCGTGATCCTTGCGGTCATCATCCTGTTCTACGAGACCCTCGGCGGCATGCAGGCCGTGGCGTGGACCGACTGCATCCAGGGCCTGCTCCTCTTCGTCGGGCTGCTGGGCATGCTGGCCGCCGTGGTCGCGGGGAGCGACCGCCTCGGTGAAGCGACGGCGTGGGTCATCGCCCATCAGCCTGCGAAAGCCGCGCTTCCCGGGGGAGAGACGATCCGTACCTGGATCAGCACCATCCTGCTGGTAGGCTTCGCCGCCGCCGTCTATCCCCAGGCCATTCAGCGCATCTTCGCCGCCCGGAGCACTCGCAGCCTGAAGCGGTCGTTCACCTTCATGGCCTTCATGCCCCTGGTCACCATCTCGGCGGTCGTGCTCGTCGGGATCCTCGCCATCCCGCAGCTATCGGGCCTCGAGGGCGTCGAAACCGACCAGGTCATGCCCCGCCTGCTCCGGGTCTGGGCCGCTGAATCGCTCTGGCTCTATGTCATGACCGTGCTCGTCCTCACCGGCATCGTCGCGGCGATCATGTCGACGGCCGACTCCGTCCTGCTCAGCCTCTCTTCCCTGCTCGTCAAGGACGTGCTGGGCCGGTTCCGGATGGGTTCGCTCCCGGAAGCGCGCCTTACCGCGTGGGGGAAGCGCCTGTCCTGGATCATCATGGCCATCCTGGTCCTCATCGCCCTGACGCCGGATCTCACCCTGTGGGGACTCATCGAGCTGAAGATGGAGGTGCTGATCCAGACTGCCCCGCTGTTTGTACTGGGGGTGCTGTGGCCGCGATTCAGCGCGTCAGGTGCGGCCGCAGGCATGGCCGCGGGCACGGCGCTCGCGGCCGGGCTGACCCTCGCGGGCATGGGCAAGGTCTGGGGCTGGCACGCCGGCGTGCTCGGCCTGGCGCTGAACGTGATCGTGGGAGTGGCGGTGAGTTGGGCAGGGTGCCGCCATTCGTTCGGATCACCGAAATTGCTTGACTTTTGTAACTAA
- a CDS encoding TOMM precursor leader peptide-binding protein, whose product MKAPAEKTRKPRMPGPTSKNARQGKLTRTTPADLGLVDLPTLTPHLRSHVIGAQQTLLVSESFDTLLHGALLCDLLPLLDGCRPLSGIVADLEGRHAADDVRAAIVSLSDRGYVISADHSMDRSRAAYWTSLGASPRWVEQRLAESRVAVDGDDGRLSRQLETSGAGVVADTMAVDDVQLKVIVCDDYLDAGFVAVNRRRLEAGAPWMLVRPRGMDALFGPVFRADRQGPCWDCLAHRLRGHKEAHQFLRHVAGEEAAFKPFAADPVVLEAVYGLVSAEIVKWLVLDEAAPIHGHAVSMHVGTFASTMHTVLRRPQCPVCGDEGLYRPNRAPVPVCLKASPKHHRNSGGARAVTPEATLAQYRHLVSPVSGIVTWLARTTSEHDAWLHVYWAGSNPGMRSRSLSSLRRSLRSKSAGKGSTREQSETSALCEAIERHSGAFSGDEIRTGGRFIDFAAEDGAIHPNDVQLFSEDQLDNADSINAAGHPYNIVPPRFDPAAEIDWTPVWSFTQGRHRYLPTSMLYSMAPEQRGPAELIADSNGCAAGNTLEEAILQGFYELVERDAFAIWWYNRLSVPGVDLSSFDDAFLASATDYYGRCEREVWMLDVTSDTGIPSFVALSRRPDAETEDIIYGAGAHADPRLAALRALCELNQCLTWLPRPGGREGGGHSGRAGLAGGPAQSGRSGGPNQPMIDDPMALNWWKTARIADCAWLAPSTDAPLRQAAQYPSIETADTREDVDCCRALVEARGMEFLVLDQTRPDIGMPVARVIVPGMRHFWARFAPGRLYDVPVAMGFRNQPLTEAELNPAPVIA is encoded by the coding sequence ATGAAAGCGCCTGCCGAGAAGACACGGAAACCCCGGATGCCTGGGCCGACCAGCAAGAATGCCCGCCAGGGGAAACTCACGAGAACGACCCCCGCCGACCTGGGTCTCGTCGATCTTCCCACGCTTACCCCGCACTTGCGATCCCACGTCATCGGCGCGCAGCAGACGCTGCTGGTTTCCGAGTCCTTCGATACACTGCTGCACGGCGCCCTGCTTTGCGATCTGCTTCCTCTTCTCGACGGCTGCCGTCCCCTGTCCGGCATCGTCGCCGACCTCGAGGGCCGCCATGCCGCAGACGATGTGCGCGCAGCGATCGTTTCGCTCTCCGACCGGGGCTATGTCATCTCCGCCGATCATAGCATGGACCGGTCCCGGGCGGCATACTGGACGTCCCTCGGCGCATCGCCCCGATGGGTCGAACAACGGCTGGCGGAATCGCGTGTCGCGGTCGACGGAGACGACGGAAGGCTGTCCCGGCAGCTGGAAACGAGCGGCGCCGGCGTGGTGGCCGACACCATGGCCGTCGACGACGTCCAGCTCAAGGTTATCGTATGCGACGATTACCTCGACGCGGGATTCGTAGCGGTGAATCGGCGCCGCCTTGAGGCGGGAGCGCCGTGGATGCTGGTGCGGCCGCGCGGCATGGATGCGCTGTTCGGACCCGTGTTTCGCGCGGACCGGCAAGGCCCCTGCTGGGACTGCCTGGCCCACCGGCTACGGGGCCATAAGGAGGCCCATCAGTTCCTTCGGCACGTCGCCGGCGAGGAAGCCGCATTCAAGCCGTTCGCCGCCGACCCTGTCGTACTCGAGGCGGTATACGGGCTGGTTTCGGCTGAAATCGTCAAGTGGCTGGTGCTGGATGAAGCGGCTCCGATCCACGGACATGCGGTCTCGATGCATGTCGGCACATTCGCAAGCACTATGCATACGGTCCTGCGGCGGCCGCAGTGTCCGGTCTGTGGCGACGAAGGGCTGTACCGGCCAAACCGGGCGCCGGTGCCCGTATGTCTGAAGGCCAGCCCCAAACACCATCGGAACAGCGGCGGAGCGCGGGCCGTGACGCCTGAAGCCACCCTGGCGCAATACCGCCACCTTGTAAGCCCGGTCAGCGGCATCGTGACCTGGCTGGCGCGCACGACCAGTGAGCATGACGCCTGGCTTCACGTCTACTGGGCCGGGAGCAATCCCGGCATGAGAAGCCGGAGCCTGAGTTCGCTCAGGCGCAGCCTGCGCAGCAAAAGCGCCGGCAAGGGCAGTACGCGGGAACAGTCCGAGACCAGTGCCCTCTGCGAGGCGATCGAACGTCATTCAGGCGCTTTTAGCGGAGACGAAATCCGTACCGGTGGTCGATTCATCGATTTCGCCGCCGAAGACGGGGCGATCCACCCCAACGACGTGCAGTTGTTCAGCGAAGATCAGCTCGACAACGCGGACAGCATCAACGCGGCAGGCCACCCCTACAATATCGTCCCGCCTCGTTTCGATCCCGCCGCCGAAATCGACTGGACGCCCGTATGGTCGTTCACGCAGGGCCGGCATCGATACCTGCCGACGTCGATGCTCTACAGCATGGCGCCCGAACAGCGCGGACCCGCCGAATTGATTGCCGATTCCAACGGCTGCGCCGCGGGGAACACCCTGGAGGAGGCCATCCTGCAGGGTTTCTATGAACTGGTCGAGCGCGATGCCTTCGCCATCTGGTGGTATAACCGGCTGAGCGTCCCCGGGGTGGATCTCTCCAGTTTCGACGACGCATTCCTCGCATCCGCCACGGACTATTACGGACGCTGCGAGCGGGAGGTGTGGATGCTCGACGTGACGTCCGATACGGGCATTCCGTCCTTCGTTGCGCTTTCCCGGCGGCCGGACGCGGAAACCGAGGATATCATATACGGCGCGGGTGCCCATGCCGACCCGAGACTCGCGGCCCTGCGCGCGCTGTGCGAGTTGAATCAGTGCCTGACGTGGCTTCCCCGGCCCGGTGGACGCGAAGGCGGCGGTCATTCGGGTCGGGCCGGACTAGCCGGGGGGCCCGCACAGTCTGGCCGATCCGGTGGGCCCAACCAGCCCATGATCGACGATCCCATGGCGCTCAACTGGTGGAAGACGGCTCGAATCGCCGATTGTGCCTGGCTGGCGCCGTCGACGGACGCGCCGCTCAGGCAGGCCGCGCAGTATCCGTCGATCGAGACCGCGGATACACGGGAAGACGTGGACTGCTGCCGCGCGCTGGTCGAAGCCAGGGGCATGGAGTTCCTCGTGCTGGACCAGACCCGGCCGGACATCGGCATGCCGGTGGCGCGGGTCATCGTACCGGGCATGCGCCATTTCTGGGCGAGATTCGCCCCGGGCCGCCTGTACGACGTGCCGGTCGCCATGGGTTTTCGCAATCAACCCTTGACCGAAGCCGAATTGAATCCCGCACCGGTCATCGCGTAA